ATGGCTGCCGCGGCTGGCGGCCGTGCAGAAAAAGAATGGAGAAAAGCAGTGACAGAAGAAAGAACCCCGCCCCCCCTTGACGCTTCCGGGGGTAGCCGCGAGGAAAGCACCTCCAGCTTCATACGCCTCGCTATAGCAGGAAAGGCGCTCCCGGGGAGACAGATCCTCCGGGAGGTGGTCGAGCTGGTGCAGGCCCAGGGGGAGCACTCCGCCCTCGTCGCCGATGCCTACTTCAGGACTGCACTGCGCCTTCAGGAGGAGGGAATGCTCGGGGAAGCCGCCTTCTTCCTGAGGCTCTCGCACTACCTCGTCCCCACCCCCGCCGTATTGGAACAGCTCTCTCTCATGAGCGACTGAGCCTTAATCTGCCTCAGCTATCATTTGCCATCCCCAATCTCTCCCTCCGGATCTCTCTGATTTAATGCCATGAAGTGCCGTCGATAAGAGCTTCAAGTTCTGTAACAGCCTGTATTAGCGTCGATATTGGGCCGCTGACACTTCGGGCCCGAGAGTGTGTTCATAAAGAAGGATAAACAGCAGCATACACAAAAGGAGAAACAGAAAGATGGCACTCGTGAAGAAACAGATCAGCACCTCCTCCCGCACAGCTGGCGCCACCGAATCAAAGAGCTCTGCCGTGGCATCGCGTGAGGCGGAGGCGCAGCGCAAGAAGGCGCGCACCCTCGCGAAGCAGCAGCAGGCAGCCGAGCGCATCGCCGCCGCGACCGGGCAGCTGACGGCAGGGATCAACGAGGCGGCCAGTGCCGCAGAAGAGCTGAAGCGCTCCACTGACCAGATCGCCAAAGGTGCGGAAGAGGCCTCCGGCGCTGCACAGGAGTCCCTCGCCGCCTTCAAGCAGGTTTCCGTTGCCATCGCACGTCAGCTGCAAAACGCCGACATAGGCCAGGCGAAGGCCGAAACCATCCAGACCCTGGTCGGCAAGACGACTTCCGACATCAACCAGATGGTCACCACTGTCGGCGTCACCGCCCAGCGCCAGGCGGCCTCCGTGGAACTGGTGGCCGAGCTCGAGCAGCAGGCTGCAAACATCGGCGACATCATCAAGGCGGTGGTCCGCATCGCCGACCAGACGAACCTCCTCGCGCTGAACGCAGCGATCGAGGCGGCACGCGCCGGGAAGCACGGGAAGGGGTTTGCCGTGGTCGCCGACGAGGTGAGGACGCTTGCCGAGACCTCCGAGAAGAGCGCGAAGCAGATCTCCGATCTCGTAGGGCAGATCCAGTCGGAGGTGAAAGCGATCGCCGAGGGGATCGGCAACTCCGCGAAGACCGTCGAGGCGGAGGTGGAAAACGGCAAGACGATCACCGCCCAGCTGGAGCAGATCCGGGTCGACCTCGTGGAGATCGTGAAGGGCGTTTCGGAGATCGCCACCGGCGCCTCCCAGTCGAGCGTTGCGGCCGAGCAGGCGCTGAAGGGGTCCGAGGCGATCGCCGCGGCCGCCGAGGAGCAGTCCGCCGCCGCCGAGGAGTCGGCGAAGACGGTGGAGGAGCAGACCGCAGCACTCGCCGAGTGCGAGTCCACGGCCCAGAACCTCTCCGAGCTCGCCGAGGACCTGAAGAATTCCACCGATGTGGCAAAGGACGCCGAAGAAGTCGCTTCCTCCGCCGAGGAGCTCTCCAGCGCGGTCTCCGAGATCAACCGCTCCGGTGCGCAGATCATGGCAGCGATCGAGCAGATCAGGAAGGGGGCCGAGGTGCAGTCCGCCGCCGCCGAGGAATCCGCCGCAGCCACGAGCCAGATCGAGAAGGGGGTGGAAATCGCCCAGGCACGCGCCACCGCGAGCAACGACAAGATCCTCGCCATCAAGGGGCTGCTGGAGACGAACAAGGCGTCCGTCGACGCGCTCATCACCGGGATCTCTTCCTCCGCCGAGGCATCGCGCGACAGCATAAAACAGATCAAGGCGCTGGAGCTGGTCTCCCGCCGCATCGACAAGATCGTCGACGCCATCACCACCGTCTCCATCCAGACGAACATGCTCGCGGTAAACGGCTCCATCGAGGCGGCGCGCGCCGGTGAGTTCGGCAAGGGGTTCGTGGTGGTCGCCACCGACATCAGGAACCTCGCCCACGACTCCGCCGAGAACGCTGACCGCATCAAGGACCTCGTGAAAGCGGTGCAGGACCAGATCGGCCTCGTAGGCCGCGACCTGGACGAAATCGTCGCCACCACCCAGAACGAGGTGGAGAAGGCAAAGACCTCCACCGGCAACCTCATCCTCATCGAGCGTGACATAGCGGTCGTCGAGACCGGCGCGCAGGAGATACTGGCCGCCTCCAACGAGATCGCCGCAGCGGTCATCCAAGTGAAGCAGGGGGTGGAGCAGATCTCCGCCGCCGCCCAGGAGGCGGACAAGGCCGCCACGGAGGCCGCCGCCGCGAAGCAGCAGTCGCAGGGGGCGGAGGAGCTCGCCGCAGCCATCGAGGAAATCGCTTCCCTCGCCGACGAACTCCAGAGCGCCTAGACAGGAGCCAACAAAAATGACGACAGATAATCTGGAAGCACAACAGGGGGTCCTCGGCGACGAGGGTCTCGAAGCCGAGGAGAGCGACACCCGCCAGTTCGTAACCTTCATCGCGGGTGACGAGGTCTTCGCGGTCGACATGGCTCCGGTGCAGGAAATCATCAGGGTGCCTGAGGTGGTGAAGGTCCCCCTGGCGCCGCACACCCTGGAGGGGCTCGCCAACCTGCGCGGCAAGGTCCTCCCCATCATCTCGCTCCGACGCGTCTTCGGCTTCGACGAATGCGCGTACAACGACTCCACCCGCGCCGTGGTGATCGACATGGGGCAGCCGCTCGGGTTCGTGGTGGACAGGGTGGCAAGCGTGGTCGGCGTGGAGCCCTCGAAGATCGAAGGGGTCGACTCCATCCGCAGCACGGTGAACACCGAGCTCCTCTCCGGCCTCATCAAGGATGTCGGCGGGCACGCCATGATCATGGTCCTCGACTTCACGAAGCTGATCGCCCAGGAGTTTGCCGACATCGCGGCCGCCGCCAGAAACTCCGGGATCTCTTCCGGACGTTCCGAGACGAGCGAGGCGGACGACGAGGACAACAGCGACGAGCTGCAGCTGGTGAGCTTCGAGGTGGCGCAGCAGGAGTACGCCATGCCGATCGAGGACGTGCAGGAGATCGTGCAGATCCCCGAGGAGATCATTCACGTCCCCCACTCGGCGCCGCACGTCATGGGGATCATGACGCTGAGAAACCGGCTCCTGCCGCTGGTGAACCTGCGCCGCATGTTCGACCTGCCGGCGAGGGACGACGACGACCGCAGCCGGGTCGTGGTGGTCGCACTCGGATCGGACTCCGTCGGAATCGTCATGGACAGCGTGAACGAAGTCCTCAGGGTGGCGAAATCGGATGTCGATCCGATGCCGGGGCTCTTGGCGCAGGACGGGGATCTCGCCGACATCTCCGAGATCTGCAGGCTGGAGAAGGGGAAGCGTCTCGTCTCCATCATCTCCGCCGGCAATCTCTTCAAACATTCCGGCGTGAAGGAGGCGCTTTCCACCGTGGGGAAAATGGAGCAGAAAGAGAGCGGTGAAACGGATGTCGATCTGGAGGAGGAGAACACCGACGACGAGCAGGTGGTGGTGTTCCGGCTCGACAAGGAAGAGTTCGGGGTGCCGATCGACAGCGTGCAGGAGATCGTGCGGGTTCCGGAGGAACTGACCCGCGTGCCGAAGGCGCCTTCCTTCGTGGAGGGGGTGATCAATCTCCGCGGCGCAGTCCTTCCGGTCGTCGACCTGAGAAGGCGGCTGGGGATGCCCTCGGTGGAGCGCTCCGACCGGCAGCGCGTCATGGTCTTCCTCATCGAGGGGCTGCGGACCGGTTTTATCGTCGACTCCGTCGCCGAGGTCCTGATGATCCACAAGGCCGCGATCGAGCCCGCGCCGCAGCTCTCCAACGAGCAGGCAAAGCTCCTGGCGCGCATGGCGAACCTGGAGAAGCAAAAGAGGATGATCCAGCTTTTAGAGCCCTCCAACCTCATCGAGGTGAAGGACCGGGCAGGGCTCGCCAGGCTGGCAGCGTAGGGGCGCAGACTTTCCGGGAGCTGCACCGGACCCGGGAGGCCTTTAGCAGAGCAGGAGCTCAGGCGTCCCCTCCCTTTCAAGGGGAGGGTCAGGGTGGGGATGGGGTTGAGGTTGATGAGCGCGCTGACCCCATCCCCCTCCTGTCCTCCCCCTTGAAAGGGGAGGGACGCGCTGCCGACGGCTTAGCTCTGTCCTATCTCCTCGCCCGTTTTCTAGCGCGGATTCGGGCGACTTTAGCACGGAGTGTTTCACAGCAATGATCAAGCTACTCATCGTGGACGATTCGGCGCTGATGCGGCGCCATCTGAACGGCCTCTTCCAGGCGGAAGGGGACTTCATCATAGAGCAGGCTCACAACGGCAAGGAGGCGGTGGAGGCAAACCGCAACTTCCAGCCGGACGTGGTGACCCTCGACATCAACATGCCGGAGATGGACGGCATCACCGCCCTATCCCTCCTCATGGCGGAGCGGGCGGTGCCGGTGGTCATGGTCTCCTCCCTCACCGAAAAGGGGGCGCTCGCCACCTTCGAGGCGATGCACCTCGGCGCGGTGGACTACGTCACGAAGCCGGGGGGGACGATCTCCCTTAACATCAACGAGATCGGCGTAGAGCTCGTCGCCAAGGTCCGCGCCGCGGCGAAGGCGAAGCTCAAGGGGAACAAGGTGAAGGGGCTCGCGCAGCGGCTGCGCGAGGAACGGGAAAAGCCGGTGCAGAGGGCACCGTCCCCGCGCCGCGCACCGGTGCGCGACGGCATCGTCCTCGTCGGTGTCTCCACCGGCGGCCCCCGCACGCTGGAGGACATCCTCCCCCATCTGCCGCACGACTTCCCCTGGCCGATCCTGGTGGCGCAGCACATGCCCCCGGCCTTCACCCGCCCCTTCGCGGACCGCATGAACAGCATGTGCAACCTCACAGTCGTGGAGGCGGCCCAGCCGATGCCGGTGGAGCCGGGGCATGTGTATATCGGCAAGGGTGGCGCGGACATGGTGCTGGGGCAGCGTAACGGCAAGCTGGCGGTGCTGGCGAAGCCGGAGAACAAGAGCTACTTGTGGCATCCCTCCGTGGAGCTCCTCGGGCGCACGGCGCTGGAGCAGTGCGACCCCTCCCACATCGTCGCCGTCATGCTGACCGGGATGGGGCACGACGGGGCGGACGCCTTCGCGGAGATAAAGAAGCGCGGCGGGCGCACCATCGCGGAGGCGGAATCGTCCGCCGTCGTCTTCGGGATGCCCGCGGAACTTATAAAGCGGGGTGGGGCCGGAGTGGTCCTCACCTCGGACAGGATCGCCTCCCAGCTCACGAGCTGGGCGGGATGCTAGGGAGGCGTCATGGCGCTGGTAAAAAAGGGTGCTGCAGAAGGAAGTCAGCCGGAGAAGCGGAAACGGGAGCGGGAGTGTCCCGACCTGGCGGCGCAGCTTTGCGACAGCGATCCGGTCGCCAGGCGCTGGGCCGCAAAGGACATCGTCGGCTGTCCCGACGCCTCCGCAACCCTCGTGGAGCAGCTCTGGCGGGAGGAGGAGCATTCGGTGCGGGAGGTCATCCTCACCACCCTTACCCGGATCGGCGACGAGTATGCGGTGTCGGCGCTCGTGCAGTGCCTGAGAAGCGAGGACGCTGCCCTGCGCAACGAGGCGATCGAGGCGATGAAGCTCCTCCCGCTGGAGGTCGCCCCCATCATGGGGAGGCTTCTCTCCGACGACGATCCGGATGTGCGCATCTTTGCCGTCAACATCCTAGAGTCGCTGCGCCACGCCTCTGTGGAGCGGTGGCTCATCGACGTCATCGAGCGCGACCTCCACGTGAACGTCTGCGCCACCGCTGTCGACCTCCTCGGAGAGGTCGGGACACCTGCCTCCCGGGGGGCACTGGAGAGTCTGAAGGCGCGTTTTCCCGAGGAGCCCTACATCCGTTTTGCGGCAGACATCGCCCTGAAGCGCATTTGTCCCAACTGAGGCGCCATGGCAGAGATAACTATAGGCAAGGAAGACTTCCTGAAGTTCCGGGAGTTCTTCTATCGCAAGACCGGCATCCTCTTCGACGACTCCAAGCGCTACTTCGTCGACAGGCGCCTCATCGAGCGGATAGAGGCGACGGACTCAGGTTCGTTCCGCAACTACTTCATGATGCTGCGCTTCGAGGTCTCCGGCAGCGAGGTCCAGACCCTCACCAACCTGATGACTGTGAACGAGACCTACTTCTTCCGCGAGGAGTACCAGTTCAAGTGCCTGGTGAACTCCATGCTGCCGGAGCTGGTGAAGCACAAGAAGGATGACGCCCCGATCCGGATCTGGTCCGTTCCCTCCTCCTCGGGGGAGGAGCCGTACTCCATTGCCATGTATCTCCTGGAGTTCTGGCCCGGGATCCACGAGTGGGACGTGGAGATCATCTCCTCGGACATAGACACGGACATCCTCTCTCTCGCGCGGCGCGGCTGCTACTCGAGCCGCTCCGTGCAGCACCTCCCGAAGAGCCTCCTGGAGAAGTATTTCAGGAAGGAAAAGGGGGAGTACCTGATCTGCGACGAGCTGAAGGAGGCGGTGGAGTTCACGCGGGTGAACCTCATGAATGCCGCGGACGTGCGCGGCTACCGCGACTTCGACGTCATCTTCTGCCGCAATCTCCTCATCTACTTCGACGACCTGTCGCGCCGCCAGGCGGCCGACACCTTCTTCGACGCCTTGCGCCCCGGCGGATTCCTCTGCCTCGGGCACTCCGAGTCGATGAGCCGCATCTCATCCCTGTACAAGGCACGGAAGTTTCCGGAAACGGTCGTGTACCAAAAATCCCCGGAGGGTCGATGAAAAGGATCCTGATCATAGATGACGCCGCCACGGTGCGGATGTATTACCGGTCGATCCTCGAGGAGGGCGGCTACCACGTGGTGGAGGCGGTGAACGGCATCGAGGCGATGGAGAAGGCGCTGCAGGGGAGCTTCGATCTGTACATCGTGGATATCAATATGCCGAAGCAGGACGGCTACGGCTTCCTGACAGACCTGCGCAGCCGCGAGGAGCTCCACCAGACCCCGGCGCTCATGGTCTCCACAGAGGCGAAGCCGACCGACAGGAAGCGCGCCTACGTCTGCGGCGCCAACCTGTACCTCCTGAAGCCGGTGAAGCCGGAGGAGCTCCTCGTCAACACGCGGATTCTTCTTGGGGAGGTGCAGCGATGAACCCGCTCCTCGAACAGTTCCTTTCCGAGTCGCGCGAGGCGCTGCAGGGGATCGGCGAGAAGCTCATGCAGCTGGAGAAGGATCCCGGCAGCACGCTCCTCATGACGGAGCTCTTCCGTATCGTGCACACCCTGAAGGGGAACAGCGGCCTCTTCGACTTCCCCGAGCTCACCCGGGTCCTCCATGCCGGTGAGGACCTGATGGACGCGGTGCGCGACGGGAAGGTCGACTTCTCGCTGCAGCTCGCCGACCTCCTCCTCGATGCCATGGACTTCGTGGGGATGCTGTGCGACGAAATCGAGAGGGAAGGAAGCTACGGCCCTGCATATGGCCCCGATTCCGCGCGCCTCTCCGAAATGCTGAGGCAGATGATCGGCGGGAGCGACGAGGGCGCCGCGGAGTGCTCCGCCGAGCAGGGGGCGGAAAAGGAAGGGGTAACCCTCCTGGACCTCCCGCAGGAGATGCGCGACGCCGCGCTCGGCGCTGCCGCATCCGGCGCCGCGCTGCACCTCATCACCTACACGCCTGTCGAGGAGTGCTTCTTCCAGGGGGACGACCCCTTCTACCAGGCGCGCCAGACCCCGGGGATCATCTTCGGGAAGATCGCCGCCAGGAAGGAATGGCCCCCGCTGGGGGAGCTCGACGCCTACAGCTGCCAGCTCGACTTCCACGTCCTCTCCAGCGCACCTCTCGAGGAGCTGCGGGAGTACTACCGCTACGTATCCGACCAGCTGCACATCACGCCGGTGCGCCTGCTTGAGGAGAGGGGAGCGGGGAGCGCGGAGGAGGGAGACGATCCCCTCCTGCAGCGGGAGCGGGACGCCGCCTCCGTCATCATGGAGGTCCAGAAGGAGATCCTCTCCCTCCCCGACGACGTCTCGTACCTCGCCGGGCGGATCAGGGGGGCGGCAGCCTCTCTCCAGGGGTGCCTGCGCGCCACCGGCTCTGTCGACGCCCTCCCCGGGCTTGCCGCAGCCGCGGATGCCGCCGTGGCAGAGCTTTCCGCCGCTCCGCTGCAGCAGTGGCTCGATTGCCACCTCACCGGCGCTGCGGCAATGGTTTCCGCGGAGAGGGCGGCGGCCGCTCCTTCGGCGCCCGCTGCCGATGTGGTGCCGGACGGAGCTCCGGAGTCGGAGGTGAAATTCGGCCGCCGCGCCGAGGACAACCTGACCACCGCCCGCAGCATCAAGGTCGACCAGGAGAAGATCGACCGCCTGATGAACCTCATAGGGGAGATGGTGGTGGCGAAAAATGCGCTGCCGTATCTCGCCACCCGAGCGGAGGCGCTCTTCGGGGTACGGGAGCTCTCCCGCGAGATCAAGGCGCAGTACGCGGTGATAAACCGCATCGCGGAGGAGATGCAGGACGCCATCATGCAGGTGCGCATGATGCCGGTCTCCTTCGTGTTCCAGCGCTTCCCCCGCCTGGTGCGCGACATCTCCAACAAGCTCGGGAAGAAGGTGAACCTGGTCCTCGAAGGGGAAGATACCGAGGCGGACAAGAACATCATCGAGTCCCTCGGCGACCCGCTGGTGCACATAGTACGAAACAGCCTCGACCACGGCATCGAATCCCCCGAGGTGCGGACAGCGGCGGGGAAAGTGGCGACCGGAACGCTCACCATCAGGGCGACCCAGGAGTCGGACCGCGTCATCATCGAGATACGCGACGACGGCAAGGGGATCGATCCGGAGGTCATCAAGCGGAAGGCGTACGAGAAGGGGATCCTCGACGAGGAGCAGCTGGAGCGGGTCACGGACCAGGAGGCGGTGAACCTCGTCTTCGCCCCCGGTTTCTCCACCGCGGACGCGGTCTCCGACCTCTCCGGCCGGGGCGTCGGGATGGATGTGGTGCGCACGGCGATAGAGAAGGTGAATGGCACCGTGCACCTGGAGAGCGAGAAGGGTAGAGGGACCCGCATCCGCATCTCCCTCCCCCTCTCCATGGCGGTCACCAACGTCATGATCGTGGAGTCGAGCGGCCAGATCTTCGGGGTGCCGATGGACGCGGTGGTGGAAACGGTGCGGGTACCCGCGGGATCCATCAAAACGATCAAGAAGAGCATGGCTACCGTGCTGCGCGGCCGCATCGTCCCCCTGAAGGGGCTGAACGCCCTCCTTGGCGTCCCGGCGGAGCAAAAGAGGAACGAGGAGGGGGAGGTCGCCGTCCTGGTGGTCAATGTCGGCGACGAGGCGGTGGGGATCATCGTGGACGACTTCCACGAGACGGTGGACATCATCCTGAAGCCGATGACGGGGATACTCTCCGGCCTCTGCGCCTATGCCGGGTCCGCTCTTCTCGGGGACGGATCGGTCCTTATGGTCCTCAATCTCAAGGAGGTGGTGTGATGGGGGTCGCATACAAGAGAAATAGCGCCGTCTTTAGCGACACGGTCGGAGCGGAAGAGGCGGAGACGCTCCTTGAGTGGCTCCAGAAGCACCCGAAGGGGAAGCTCGACCTCGCCGCCTGCACGCATCTGCATGCCGCCAACCTGCAGGTGCTGATGGCGGCGCGCCTGGCGATTCACAAGTATCCGACGGACGAGTCTCTCGCCGCCTGGGTTAAAACCGCACTACATACGGCATAGGAGGGGAAATGGCAAAGACGATCATGATAGTCGACGATTCGGCGCTTATGCGCACCAGCGTGAAGGCAAACCTGGAGCTCGGGGGGTACAAGGTGGAGTTCGCCGGCGACGGCGTGCAGGCGCTGAACCTCCTGAAGACGGGGATAAAGCCCGATCTCATCATCACCGACATCAACATGCCGAATATGGGGGGGCTGGAGTTCATCAAGAACCTGAGGACCGTCGCGGGTTTCCGTTTCACCCCCGTCCTTGTCCTCACTACCGAGAGCCAGCAGCAGAAGAAGGACGAAGCGAAGAAGCACGGGGCGACCGGGTGGCTGGTGAAGCCGATCGCCGGACCCGACCTCATAAAGGTTATAAAGCAGGTTTTGCCGGGCGCCTAGTCCGGTAGGTGGAGGAGTTGCCGTGAGAAAAGTTGCCGTTCAGGCCGCCTGTTTTGACATATCGTCCCTTTTGACGAAAAAGTGCCTCCTCCAGGGTGTCCTTTGCGTGGTGGCTGCTTCGGCTGCGGTCTGGTTCCTGGACGACCTGTGCTGCCGGCTGATCGACATCCCCCATCGCCTGGAGGTGGCGCTTCTCGCCCTCATGGTGTCGGCGTGCACCGCCATCATCCTGACCCTTATCTTCCGCAGGCAGCTCCTCCTCTTCGATACCTTCGCGCAGCACTCCTGGGCCAGCAGCTCCGACAGCCAGGCGAGGATCCGGGAACACCTGGACCAGACGGTATCGGACCTGCCGCAGTATACCGAGCTCCTCGGGGCACAGCTGCGGGAGGCGACGGCGGAGACGGAGACGGCGCTCCTCGGGGTGGTGGAGAGGATGGTGACGGTGCACCAGAAGGCATGTTTCCAGGTCGACCAGATCGGCTCCTCCTCGGAAAGGAGCAACGAGCTCATCCAGGTGACGCGGGATCAGATCAGGAAGAACAACCAGGTTATCAGGGCCCTCAATATCTTCTCCGAAACGCAGTCCGACCAGCTGAAGGACAACCTGAGCCGGATCCAGAGGCTCTCCGACGAGATGGAGCAGATGCGTCCCCTGGTAAACGACATCTCCGACATCGCCGACCGTACCAACATGCTCGCCCTCAACGCCGCGATAGAGGCGGCCCGCGCCGGGAACGCCGGGCGGGGATTCGCGGTCGTCGCCGACGAGGTGCGCCGGCTCTCGACGCAGACGAACAGGGCGGCAAACGAGATCGCCCACAGGATAACCACCGTGGCAAGGCAGGCGCAGACGGAAACCGACAATGCGCGAAAGCTCATCACTGAGGAGGAGGAATCGCAGAAGTTCAAGACGATGGCGGGGAACCTGGCGGATATCGAGGAGCGCTTCAAGAGCGCGGCCACCCACCTGGAGACCGTGATCCGCAGCATCGACGAGGCGAACCGGACGATCGTGGAGGAGGTATCCACCGTCTTGGGGGAGATCCAGTTCCAGGATGTAATGCGGCAACGGGTGGAGCATGTGAACGAGGGGCTCGATCAGCTGACCGCTCTGGCACGGGAGACGAGCCTCTGGCTCAGCGGTGGGGGAGAGGTGCCGGCAGTCCGCCTGAGCGATTGCATGGATGCCTTTGACGAGAAGTACGTCATGCAGGCGCAGCGGGAGACTCACACAGCGGTGCTGGGGGGAGTAAAGGGTGCGTCCTCGGCGCCGGTGCAGAAGATAGAGCTTTTCTGATGAAGAAGGACCCCTCTGCAGAAGAGAAAGAGCAGGGGCACCTGGAGGAGCTGGAGAGGCTGCGCCAGCAACTCTCCGACTGCTCGATGCACCTTGCCTACTTCCAGGAGAGCGAGGAAAAGTACCAGCGCTTCTTCGCGGCGATATCAGACGCGATATTCCTCTTCGACCAGGAGAGCGGCGCCATCGTCGAGAGCAACGACATGGCCCGGCAGCTGTACGGCTATTCTCCGTGGGAGCTGCGGGGGATGCAGGTGGGGCTTCTCGATGCCGACCGCGATTCACTGCGTCACCCCGAATTCCGGGTTGGAGGTGGGGGAGGCGGGCACCTTGCGGAGAGGGTGCACCGGAGAAAGGACGGCAGCTTCTTCCCCGTCGAGGTCTCCTTCGGGAACTACCTGTGGAGAAGCAGGGTGCACAGCTACATCATCTGCCGGGACATCACCGCCCGCAAAAGGGCGCAGGACGCGGCCCGGCAGGCGGAGGAATTTGCCCGCTCCACCATCGACGGGCTGAGCGCCAATATCTGCGTCATCGACCAGGAAGGGACGATCGTCGTCACAAACAGCGCCTGGAGGAGCTTCGCCGTGCAGAACTTGGGAGTCCCCGGGAGGTGCTGCGAAGGGGTGAATTATCTCCAGGCCTGCTCACGTGATCTCTCCGAGGTGAAGGAGGAGATAGACTACACGGTGGCAGGGATCCGGGGAGTAATGGACGGGAGCCGAGGCTCCTTCATGAAGGAGTACACCTGCCACTCCCCCTGCGAGGAGCGGTGGTTCGTGATGAGGGCGAACGCCTTCCAGGCGGGTGACGCGAGGTACGTGGTCATCTCCCACGAAAACACCACCTCCAGGGAAATCGAGCTGATGCGCAACAAGGCGCGCATGGAAAGCCTCGTGCGGCTGTCGCGCAGCGTCTCCACCGACATCTTCGACTTCCTGGAGGTTGCGCTTGACGAGGCGATAAAGCTGACGCGCAGCTCGAACGGGCAGCTCTACTGCTGGGCCGACAGAAAACTCGACATGGTGAAGTGCCGCCCTCAGGGGGAGAGATGCTGGGCGCACTGCTCTCGGACCTGCTGCAATATCGGCGAGACCGAGTTGATGGAGCAGGTGCTGCGCGAGCGAAAGCCGGTGACGAGGAAGTTTGTGACCGCCGAGGGGAGTGCAGCCCGCTCTTCCGGTGAGGAGGGTGGCATCTGCAACCTCCTCTGCGTGCCTGCTTTCGATGGCGAGAAGGTGCTCGCGGTCCTTGTCATCACCAGCACCATACCGTACAGCCAGACGGACCTCCTGCAGATCACCCTCCTCATGGACTCGGTGCAGCGCATGACGGAGCGGCTGCGCGCGGAAGAGGAGCTCAGAAAGGCGAAGGAGGAGGCGGAGACCGCGAACTGTGCCAAGAGCACCTTCCTCGCGAACATGAGTCACGAGATCCGCACCCCCATGAACGGAATAGTGGGGATGACGGAGCTTCTGAAGATGACGGAGCTCAGCGAAGAGCAGGCGGAGTACGTGGAGGCGCTCGGCGAGTCGGGAAACAACCTCCTGGACCTGATAAACGACGTCCTCGATCTTTCGAAAATCGAGGCGCACAAGGTGAGGATCGAGCTGGCCGAGCTGAATCTGAAGCGGTGCATTGAGGACGTCATCCTGACGCAGAGATCGCTGATAAGCGGGAAAGGACTCACCGTAGCGGTGCAGATCGACCCGAAGATCCCCCCCGTACTGGTGGGGGACCAGCTGCGGCTGAAGCAGATCATCCTGAACCTCCTGGGGAACGCCATAAAGTTCACCTCGCAAGGGGGAATCACCATCTCGGCACAGACCGTGGTGCGCTCGAAGCAGGAAGTGACCGTCTCGATCTCGGTGCGCGACACCGGTATCGGCATCTCCCCTGAATCGATGAACCGCATCTTCGAGCCGTTCTCCCAGGAGGACAGCTCTGTCACGCGCAACTATGGCGGTACCGGGCTGGGGCTGAGCATCAGCATGCGGCTCGCGCAACTGATGCGCGGGCAGATCTCGGTGGAGAGCGAGCGGGGGGAAGGAAGCTCCTTCACCCTCACCCTCCCGTTCATTCCGGGGCAGACCCCCCCGGCAGAAGGGAAGAAGGCGTGTCCCCCCATCGTGTGGCAGGGGGCGCCCCTCAAGGTACTTCTGGCAGACGATAACGACATCAATATAAACCTGGCAC
The DNA window shown above is from Geomonas sp. RF6 and carries:
- a CDS encoding chemotaxis protein CheA — translated: MNPLLEQFLSESREALQGIGEKLMQLEKDPGSTLLMTELFRIVHTLKGNSGLFDFPELTRVLHAGEDLMDAVRDGKVDFSLQLADLLLDAMDFVGMLCDEIEREGSYGPAYGPDSARLSEMLRQMIGGSDEGAAECSAEQGAEKEGVTLLDLPQEMRDAALGAAASGAALHLITYTPVEECFFQGDDPFYQARQTPGIIFGKIAARKEWPPLGELDAYSCQLDFHVLSSAPLEELREYYRYVSDQLHITPVRLLEERGAGSAEEGDDPLLQRERDAASVIMEVQKEILSLPDDVSYLAGRIRGAAASLQGCLRATGSVDALPGLAAAADAAVAELSAAPLQQWLDCHLTGAAAMVSAERAAAAPSAPAADVVPDGAPESEVKFGRRAEDNLTTARSIKVDQEKIDRLMNLIGEMVVAKNALPYLATRAEALFGVRELSREIKAQYAVINRIAEEMQDAIMQVRMMPVSFVFQRFPRLVRDISNKLGKKVNLVLEGEDTEADKNIIESLGDPLVHIVRNSLDHGIESPEVRTAAGKVATGTLTIRATQESDRVIIEIRDDGKGIDPEVIKRKAYEKGILDEEQLERVTDQEAVNLVFAPGFSTADAVSDLSGRGVGMDVVRTAIEKVNGTVHLESEKGRGTRIRISLPLSMAVTNVMIVESSGQIFGVPMDAVVETVRVPAGSIKTIKKSMATVLRGRIVPLKGLNALLGVPAEQKRNEEGEVAVLVVNVGDEAVGIIVDDFHETVDIILKPMTGILSGLCAYAGSALLGDGSVLMVLNLKEVV
- a CDS encoding response regulator — encoded protein: MAKTIMIVDDSALMRTSVKANLELGGYKVEFAGDGVQALNLLKTGIKPDLIITDINMPNMGGLEFIKNLRTVAGFRFTPVLVLTTESQQQKKDEAKKHGATGWLVKPIAGPDLIKVIKQVLPGA
- a CDS encoding methyl-accepting chemotaxis protein is translated as MRKVAVQAACFDISSLLTKKCLLQGVLCVVAASAAVWFLDDLCCRLIDIPHRLEVALLALMVSACTAIILTLIFRRQLLLFDTFAQHSWASSSDSQARIREHLDQTVSDLPQYTELLGAQLREATAETETALLGVVERMVTVHQKACFQVDQIGSSSERSNELIQVTRDQIRKNNQVIRALNIFSETQSDQLKDNLSRIQRLSDEMEQMRPLVNDISDIADRTNMLALNAAIEAARAGNAGRGFAVVADEVRRLSTQTNRAANEIAHRITTVARQAQTETDNARKLITEEEESQKFKTMAGNLADIEERFKSAATHLETVIRSIDEANRTIVEEVSTVLGEIQFQDVMRQRVEHVNEGLDQLTALARETSLWLSGGGEVPAVRLSDCMDAFDEKYVMQAQRETHTAVLGGVKGASSAPVQKIELF
- a CDS encoding ATP-binding protein gives rise to the protein MKKDPSAEEKEQGHLEELERLRQQLSDCSMHLAYFQESEEKYQRFFAAISDAIFLFDQESGAIVESNDMARQLYGYSPWELRGMQVGLLDADRDSLRHPEFRVGGGGGGHLAERVHRRKDGSFFPVEVSFGNYLWRSRVHSYIICRDITARKRAQDAARQAEEFARSTIDGLSANICVIDQEGTIVVTNSAWRSFAVQNLGVPGRCCEGVNYLQACSRDLSEVKEEIDYTVAGIRGVMDGSRGSFMKEYTCHSPCEERWFVMRANAFQAGDARYVVISHENTTSREIELMRNKARMESLVRLSRSVSTDIFDFLEVALDEAIKLTRSSNGQLYCWADRKLDMVKCRPQGERCWAHCSRTCCNIGETELMEQVLRERKPVTRKFVTAEGSAARSSGEEGGICNLLCVPAFDGEKVLAVLVITSTIPYSQTDLLQITLLMDSVQRMTERLRAEEELRKAKEEAETANCAKSTFLANMSHEIRTPMNGIVGMTELLKMTELSEEQAEYVEALGESGNNLLDLINDVLDLSKIEAHKVRIELAELNLKRCIEDVILTQRSLISGKGLTVAVQIDPKIPPVLVGDQLRLKQIILNLLGNAIKFTSQGGITISAQTVVRSKQEVTVSISVRDTGIGISPESMNRIFEPFSQEDSSVTRNYGGTGLGLSISMRLAQLMRGQISVESERGEGSSFTLTLPFIPGQTPPAEGKKACPPIVWQGAPLKVLLADDNDININLARSLLTQLGHEVVAAVNGKDCLVALKNSSFDLVLMDIQMPVLNGRDALQAIRGIEKNTALHQPVIAVTAYALRGDEERFLEDGFDGYLSKPFKPQELIKEMQRVMEKFPPAERGGRKGANA